From a single Glycine soja cultivar W05 chromosome 19, ASM419377v2, whole genome shotgun sequence genomic region:
- the LOC114399529 gene encoding B3 domain-containing transcription factor FUS3-like, with amino-acid sequence MMMDQRQREKLLHKTEACAFVAGVVPELSLVTVPGNNTNNVNNNNNVVSHSQSNGSGRIQENNHHLGLVAAVTSAFGTVQRKKRMARQRRSTKPTSLMNHLNNHKHNKPRSLPSPSASSSYVALSSATLQPAREIDQRRLRFLFQKELKNSDVSSLRRMILPKKAAEAFLPALESKEGIVISMDDIDGLHVWSFKYRFWPNNNSRMYVLENTGDFVNTHGLRFGDSIMVYQDSENNNYVIQAKKASDQDEFMEETSDTINDIFLNDYEVNKPGCFNVTNPAVNDTGMSFIYETTFSNDSPLDFLGGSMTNFSRIGPVETFGSVENLSLDDFY; translated from the exons ATGATGATGGATCAGCGACAGCGAGAGAAGCTGCTTCACAAAACCGAGGCCTGTGCTTTCGTGGCAGGTGTTGTTCCGGAGCTTTCCCTTGTCACCGTTCCAGGGAACAACACCAACAAcgttaacaacaacaacaacgttgTTTCTCATTCTCAATCTAACGGGTCGGGTCGGATCCAGGAAAACAACCACCACCTTGGACTCGTTGCTGCTGTCACCTCCGCCTTCGGTACCGTTCAAAGGAAGAAAAGGATGGCGAGACAAAGAAGATCCACTAAACCCACTTCGTTGATGAACCATCTCAACAACCATAAGCACAACAAGCCTCGTTCTCTTCCTTCTCCCAGTGCATCCTCCTCGTACGTGGCACTCTCCTCCGCAACTCTCCAGCCCGCACGT GAAATCGATCAAAGAAGGTTGAGATTCCTTTTCCAGAAGGAGTTAAAGAACAGTGATGTTAGCTCCCTTAGGAGAATGATATTGCCAAAG AAAGCAGCAGAGGCTTTCCTTCCAGCTCTTGAATCCAAAGAAGGAATTGTAATCAGCATGGATGATATAGATGGTCTTCATGTATGGAGTTTCAAGTACAG GTTTTGGCCTAACAACAACAGTCGGATGTATGTACTTGAAAATACTG GAGATTTTGTCAACACACATGGCCTTCGCTTTGGAGATTCCATTATGGTTTACCAAGATAGTGAAAACAACAATTAT GTTATTCAGGCCAAAAAGGCTTCTGATCAAGATGAATTTATGGAAGAAACTAGTGATACCATCAATGATATCTTCCTTAATGATTATGAGGTGAACAAACCTGGTTGCTTCAATGTAACTAATCCTGCAGTGAATGATACAGGCATGTCATTCATATATGAGACTACCTTCTCAAATGACTCCCCTCTTGACTTTTTGGGTGGATCAATGaccaatttttcaaggattggGCCAGTTGAAACCTTTGGCTCTGTTGAGAATTTGTCACTTGATGACTTCTATTAA